TTCGACCAGATGCAGGACTTCACGGTCCGACTCAAGTTTTATGTATCGCAGAAACTGTCTGCCGAGCTCTACGACAAGGTTGTCAAGATTCTCGTCACCATTTTCGAGATTTTTGTCCTGGCAACACACGAAGTCCGCAAGGGACGTCTCAAGTCCTACTTCAAGCGGCTGTTGGGCAGCGAAAGCAAAGTGCCCGACGCCATGAAGAAGCTGGCTTCTCTGACCGAGGGCGAAGAGCGGCTCGTGATTGCCGAGACCAGCGCCGGCGTGAAGAGGTCCCTCTCCAATCAAGAGCGGCTACTCGAAATGATGTCAAGAGTAGACGTCAACGTTCAAACTTTGCGCACGGAAACCCGTGTACCTCAGACAAGGGAACAGGCCCTCTCGTCGAACCGGGATAAACTCAAGGGCATCTTACAGCCGTCCGTCTACCCGGAAGACACCTATTCTGCGCTCAACAGGACAAGAACGCAAGGCACCTGCGACTGGATCTTTGACGACCCGTCACTGAaggactggctggctggtaAAGTTCGATTTCTCTGGATATCAGGGAATCCCGGGACAGGAAAGTCTTACATAActtctcgtctcgtctcgtgGGGCCAAGACCTGCTCAACAAACAGGAGACCAACAACATGATGGGttacttcttcttccgccaGAACAACCCGGAATCCCGCTCCATGACACAGGCACTCAGAGATATCGCCTACCAGATCAGCGAGCAGGACGTCTTTTACGGCAAGCAACTCGTCAGCGAAGTCTCCACAGGCGACGAAATCAAAACAGTCTCCAGCGCATTCAGGAAGCTGCTTGTTGAGCCTTGTGTGCCTGACAAGTGGAAGAGATATATTTACGTGCTGATGGACGGCCTAGACGAAGCTGACCCACGGGAAGTGAAGGAATTTCTTTCGTTGTTAGACGACCTGAATCAACAGCCCGGGCAAGGGACGAGGGTACAAGTTGCCCTCATCGGGAGAACGACCCTCACGGACGATGTCATGGACCACCTCGGAAACGACTCGACGGGTGGTCAGCAGCTCCGCACTTTACACGTAACGCCCGATCGAAATAGCTCAGACATTGTATCTTACATTGTCGAGGGGGTCAATTCCGCACGAATACTGCGAGGGTCGACGGATGACTTCAAACAGAGCATCATCGAGACCATGACGAAACAAGTGGACGGCCTCTTTATTTTGGCCAAGTTCATGCTTGCTGAGCTAAACAGAATACGGCACCCCAGAAGGATCGTAGAGAGCCTGCAGTCTTACCCCCAAGAGATCAACGGTATGTTGAAGAAAGCCGTACTCGGGTTCAGTTCCTCTATCACGCAGGAGGAAGCAGATGACTTGAACGAGATTCTCCGCTGGGTATCCGTAGCCGAGATGGGTCTCACGCTGGAGCAAATTGAGTCTGTCCTGACGCTCAAGATGGGAGACGCCCCGTTCCAGCTCGAGGAATCTCTCAGAGGGCAGTTCTCGTGTTTCTTCACCCTTGAGCGTGAAGACGGACTGTCGACAGCCGATCTTGCTGACCGTCACGAACTCCATCGTCGACTGACCTCCATCGAACTGGACCCGATGAAAAGGACGAGCCCCGATTTCCTGGACATGGAGAGGGATATTGAATACTTTTCAAACAAGCGCACGACCTACGTGACCTTTTTCCATGCTTCAGTCAAGGAGTTCTTCCGGGAAGACGTGTCCACAGATTTGAGAGCCGACGCGCAACATCCTTCCATCGGGTTCAAGCTCGCTGATGCAAGACTGCACGTGCTCCAGACCTGTCTAAAGATCTTCACCGACCCGACGTACTTCAATCTTGGTGAAGAGGGTCTGTCGTTGCAGCGGTACGCCGCTTGGTATTGGCCCGAGCACTTGGACGATATAGACATCAAATCCGTCTCCGCATCTGAAAAGGCCGACATTGGCAACCGCCTATACATCATGCTGACGGACCCGACGATACTCCTGACATGGACGAATCTGTTCGAGGAGAGCTTGGATATCTGGACCGATCACAACATCGAAGTCGTCTCTCGGTGGCTCAAGGACGCGGATGCCACCAGCACGCTTACCGTCGAGCAGAAGGCCTGGGCAActgcggcgtcggcaagTCAAGCCCGACTTCTCGAACCCATGGGAAGAACCTTTGCCAAGGCTTGGCTCGTGGAGGGCTTCGGCATGTACATGCCGACTCTGTTTTGTTTCGGTGTCGTGCAGTCGTTGCCGCTCATGGAGAAGGGCGCGAAATGGTCCGACTCGGAATATCACTGGCAGGAAGTGCCCCTGGAGACCAGAATCCAACAGGCGGCTGAATGGGCGAGCCATCCTAAAACCGGACACTGGTATCGAAGAATCGGCAGTACTCTCCTGAACTTGGGAGAACACACAAAGGCACTGGAGTACTTTGAAAAGGCTCTTGCTGAGGACTCCAACATTGTGGAAAGTTGCGGTCGCATGGGTTTGTGTCAGTTTTTGAAGGGTAACTATGAGAAGGCTCTTAAGCTTCATCTCATGTGCGAGGTTGTCGAGCAAGAACACATGGCCAAAGGCTATTACAAGACGGACCATGAGCTCAAGGCTGCGAAATGGCGACTCTACAAAAACCAGGCCCAGATCGCCGAATGCTACAACCGCATGAAGCGAGTCGAGAGTTCTCTTGCGTACTGTCGCAAGGCGATGAGGAACGCCTACGAAGCCCCTGAATTCGAGCCGGAAATCGCCTACATGAGGGTTCTGACCGAGAACAACCGGGTGACGGAGATGATGAGCCTGTTCGAGGGCCTGGACGGCCGATACACCGAAAGGGGCAACTCTCGATTCGTGCTGTTTCTACTGACTCAGATACCCGACCAGTCCATCAAGAACTGGTTTCCCCAAGCGGCCGCTCGAACAGGCAAGACGAGCGTTCTCGCGGACCGGTACGTGAACGGCATCGAGTCGGCACACGATGCCCAAGACTCGTGGAAAGAGTTCTACTTGCGGAACGCTCTGGGCAACGTCTACATGGCGGCGCAGGAGTACGACAacgccatctccatccaGGAAAGCATCTGCTTTGTCGAGTACAAGGCGAGAGGTAGCTTAGCGGTGCGGGTCGAGTATATCGCCTCTTTCAAACAGCTCGCGAGGGCGTACTCTCTGAAAgcgctcgaggccgacgagacaCTGCGGTCCGACGCTGTAGAGCCCTGGGTCAAGAAGCTTGAAAAGCTCATGGAACAGCAACGCAAGTACCAGAACAGAGACGTGCCGTTGCACATGGCCGGTTTCGACTTCAATGAGGCCTCGATCTTCCTGATCCTTCTCTACCGTCTGCGAAACCGGGAAGCGGAATCACGGCGGCTGCTGGGAGGCATGGTGTCCGACAGTCTCTTACTGttggaagacgacgagccgCAGAACGACGAGATCAGCATCCGTCACCTCCAGCGCACactcatcgccgccggcgacagTGTGAATGCCCAAGCTCTGTGGCAGTCGACAAGAACCCCCCCTACGCCTATCAATCTTTCTGGTCACTTGGCGCCTGAGAGACGATCCAGCTCGCCCCGTATCGGAGGgttgtcgccgaggagacgcGGCAAGCAAATCACGTTGACGAGAGTCTTCTCGGAGAGCGGCCAGATCTCCTGCGACCACTGTCTGAGGAGGTTCCAGCCATCCGACACGTTCGCAGTGTGCTGGTACTGCGTTAACCTAAAGTTCTGTCTGCCCTGTCTAGCAGCCATCAAGAGCCAGAACTTTACGCCAGGGCATACTTCCGCCTGCAGGCCCAGCCACGACTGGCTTCTCgtgccggccttgacgaaaGATCTGCAGCCGGGTGAGATTCTGGTCGGTGAAAAAGTGCAGACGTTGGGCGAGTGGAAGTCGGCACTGCGACAGAAGTGGACGCAGTCAACGTCTGCCACAGGCCTTGGTATCATGTAGGGGGTTCTGTCTCAGGGATCGGGACAACTGTATTGACCTGTTAATGTACAAAGCACATAGCCTTTTGTGTCGTTTTCAGACATTTGCTAGAGCTCTACTTATGTATGTAGAATGAGACTATGAAACCAAACGCGGGCCATCTCTAGGAACCATAAACGACAGATAAACCATCACAAGAACTTGGCCATGGTTCCGTTTCGAATCAGCCTCGAAACTTCACTGTGTTATTGCCACACCAAAAGATGCCTTGCTCAAGAGACAGTGATACTGGCCGTGCCGGCGGACTTGTAGCCCTCGGTAGCCATGATCATGTAGTCATGGGTGCCGAGATTCATGCCAGCTTTCTTCCAGGCGTCGAAGAAGGTCTGAGTGTTGACGCTGCCGGTGCTGCGCTTGTTCTCGCGGACGGCCCAAAACTGCTGGAAGGTCTTGGTGCCATCGATGGAGGGGGCATTCGTGCGTGTTGCCTGGTACAGCTTGTAGACAGATCCATCTACGGTGACCTGGCCCTTGAGGGTACCTGCACTACCAGGGTTGTAGCTGCCGTGGTTCTCAACGATGTAGTACTCAATCAGCTTAAGCAGTTGCTGTTAGTAAAGTCAACCGGTCGACTAGGAAGAAGCAACTTACAGGACTTCTGGTCCAACCGTAGACAGTCAGGTAGGCGTTGCCATTGTTGGCGGGAGCAAATGTGCCAGAGTACTTGATGGTTCTGGCGCCGCCAGTCTTCCAGCCCTTCCCACCGACGAAGTTGCCTCCAGACTGCCAGGTGACGCTGTAAGAGCCCCCAGCACCGTTCGTGTAGGTGACGGGAGAGGCGCCGTCAGTCCACCAGCTGTAGTAGTAGCCATTGTTGGTCCCAGTGCTTTCGATTTTCGTTAGTCTCGAGAGCCGCCATTTGCTttcgttttcttcttgtAGATGGGGCCAAAATGTACCTGGAGGGAGTGGATGCGCGCTTGACGAGGTCGGTTGTGGTCACCGGGTCGGCAGCAGGGGCGGCAAAAACGCCCACAGCAGCCAGCGCGGCAGTGAGGAGAGAAGCGAGTGAAGGCATGTCGAATGAAGACCGAAGAAAACGAGAGTAATAGTAGGGATGAAGGCAGTTGCTTTGACAGACTGGGAAATGTAGGTAGTTTCAAACATGTTGCGGGCAGCTGTGATATTTATAATGGAAGACTTTATCCAAACGTTGCCATACATCTTGTTCGTAGGTTTatcgtgtgtgtgtgtgtgtgtgtaagaCACATCTTGGTACTTGCCACTTCGATGGAGCCACGTCTCCCTGAATAACATAAACGACGACCATCATTGGTAGTAATTTCCAAGGATCGATACGTTGCGCGGGCTTTGCGAAGCTCTCGGGTGATGTAATCAGGTCTCTTTTTCGAACAATTAGCTGCTGACGATGAATAGCTGTGATGAGCAGGCGAAGCAGCCTTTGGAGTTCCGCCAATGGATGGCTTGCTAGTCTGGATCCGGAGTCGGATTGATTGCTGTGATGTAGGGTGTAAATGAGCCGATGTGACATGGTTTCCAcctctgtactctgtagtTGAGACTTTATCTACCCCAAGGGGCCATTTCGTGTAACGAGCCTTAATCTACTGACGGTTTAGCGGCACTTGGACCATGCTGTCAGCCCTGTTATAGGAGGAGGGACCATTTTAGCCGCCGGCTGGAGGATTCTAAAGGTCACCGGCGAAGAGTAGCGAAATGTTCGTATTTTCGGCTTGAGTCTGGATTGGATTATGGATGTCGGCCCAGTCTCCTATTCAACTATTCACTATCTCTGAAACTTGACTACAGGACACTAGCAGCACACGAGCTACAAGGGGTATTCTGTGGGAAATGGCATAACACTGTAGTGATTGTGTCATAAACTGTGGCCCTGTGAGACGAGCAGAAAGACCTGCACTAGCTCTAGCGTAATGTGCATTTGTTTCAATTGTTCTCTTGCATGCACATTTATGCTCTTTCTAGTTTATCGCTTGTTACGTTCTCAGTAAGTTGCCACGAGGCAAGTCGCATGTTGAGAATAAGAGTTATCAGGGAGACCACCAGACACTAGTCGATGTTTGTACCACCTGGGTTGGACCTCAACTGGACACGTAACTTGCGCATGATCACAAATGGCAAATTTCTAGGTTCTTTGTTGTTTCAACTTGAAGAAAGTTGGTGTTGGCCATTGAGCTATGTGCGCGCTGTTTCCCCTGCACAACCCGTGTGTCCTCGTCTTTTGTCACCGACTCCAAGAAAATAAAAGTAAAAAGCAATACCATAAGCCGATAGAAAGAAACATCTTAGAAGCTTGAAAGGGCGGTTCTTGTCTTCAGCTCTGAATAAGTTTAGTGTAAAGTGTGATAAGCACTGGAGGGATATGACATAAGATAATTGCGACATAAATAAGCAGTGAATTGAGGGGTTTGTTCTTAGTAAACGTCTCTGGGATGTAGGGatgggagaaggagaggagggagaggaagggaaggcTGCTGATAAACTTGGTTTCAAAGCTTGCGCGGTAGTCTATTCGAGGATTTGAAACTCGCAGCAACCTTGACTGCAATGCCTGGCTCACCACAGCAACGGTTTGTTTATCCCCGTGTACTGCAAGGCTCTCACGACaggccttcctcgagtcTTACTCATAGCAGTGCATCGGCAACTGACTTCGGGCCGGGACCACATCCCGCTCAAAAGACCGTCAAACATCCGAGTCGGACGCCGGCGGGTCCGCAAAGCAGTGGGGCCGACTGCCGGTGTGCCCGATGACCAAAGCTTGGGGAATGGTGGCTGCGGAATGACTCGGTGTTTATGACATGATGAGGCATTTTTCTGCCCGTCACTGCGATGGCAACTCAAGAACAAAGAAGGATGGTGTTGCGCTCCATGTTTGTACACTCCACACGATGCTGCCAGTCCGCGGAACGAGAAGAATCGGGGGAGGTAGCTTGGATCTCGGCGTCACATGTAAAACAAcaatgcccccccccccccccccaaatcaTCTTGAACTAGTTGCGAGACTGTTTGAATGTGTATTTAATTTCTTTGATGACATTGCATTTCTCGTGAGAAGGGTTCGAATGGAGGGCAACAAAGATTAGTGTCCTAAAAGACAGGCTTTGATTTGAAGGCATCGAGGTACGTCGGCATGGCGGCCGTGCCCCATCATGCACCCGCTTCCTTGAGAGCTGCCTGACCCTGCTTTATGATTAGGTCCGTCATCTCAGCACTCAACCCAGGCAGTGGATTTCTCTGTCCTTTGGCATTCAGTGACCCGGGCGCCTTCTTGTCCGTCAAGTCGATAGAAGACACGATTTCTGCCGCCTCCGAGTCGGTCAAGTCCGTCTTCGGATTCTTCTTGTTGTCACCGATTGCCTCGATTCGAGGAGCGCCCTCTTGCGCATTCTTCCCTCCCGTTTTGGCGGCCTGCCTTGGCTCGATTGCCATGCTCCTTTTCTGTGTGTCTGCCATCACCTCTTCTCGCACGGCTATTGTTTCGGCGCGGGAGAGGTTCATGTCGTCTATCAGCGAAGGGGCTTCGGCGCCCTTGAACTCGACGTTTCGGTTGGCGAGATGGCTTGCTTGACGGACTGCAAGACCGCCGAGAGCAGGCTGATAACCAAAAACGGATCAGAGAAGTTGCCCAGGGAGATGCACCGGAAAGAAAACTTACCAGGGCTGATGCACCGCTTGAcaaggcgagggcgaggactgACACCCTCATTTtgttctcttttcttttcttttcttttccaggCGTGAAGGGTGTGGACGGATTGTCAAGCAACACAGGGATGTCAGGGTCTGCAGAGCAAAACGACTTTCCACTGCGGAATGAGATGAAAAACGTGCAAAAAAGTGAGCGTGTATGTTGACACTGGACTGCTGGTTTACCAGGAGTTGTGAAATCACAATATCAACCAAAGAGAATGAAGCAGATGCAAATAGAGATagaggtggaggggaggggaggggagggggggtccAAACACTTTTGGGACGGGTTCTTTTATCTGAGCTTTATAGTGGTTTGCAGTGCATGCCATCTTAATTTCGCGAGCATCAGTCACGTCCCAAGTTGAGTACGAACCCAAAGGAGTCCAAAGGCCATGTGCATCTGGGCGCCAGTATCATATGTGTGGAGTAGGGGGCGGTTGGAAGGTCTCAACTACACGCAACGCCACCCTGGCCGCACATTTGGGCGCAACCAAGTGCTTTGGGGGCGAGTTGCCGGGCAGAAAAGGCCCCAGGTCCGCGGGCCGAAGCACAGGGATGATGCCGTATATCCTAAACTATGGCGAATCAACTGGCAGACTGAGACAAGACGGAACAGGGATTCTTGTAACCCTGAGAGTGCATGCCCAGAGATTTCTCCCAAAAGTGTGGGGCAGACATGTTGAAGCCATCGGATGTTGTCAAGACTTGGGACCCGTCagtcggggggggggggggggggggtcgatTCGTGTGCTATGCTGTTTCGCTGAGTGACATCAAAGCGCTCTCGTGTCTGGCACGCCGCGCGCTCAGCTTCAACTTTTCCCACTCCCGGACTCTCTTTACTGTAGGTAGTAGATACGGATACCCAAGGTACACTCGAAAGAAAGGTCTAGTGGACTGGTGTAAGTAGAAGCACATACATACCCACCCAAAAGGTTGTCGCCCCTATTCATACCTTCGGGGGGGGGACGCAGCTGCCTCTCTGCTTGCCGTCCAAACATCGGCACTCGCATTGAGACCGACACCGCGAGCGCACCGACCGCTCTTGCGGTTGGTTGGACTGATATGGGTCCGAGATGGCCAAATGGGTGGCGTGAAACAGCAACGCCCGACTCAACCATCCTGTGACCAACCAAGAACCGCACAGCAGCATTCTCGTCACTTGATGGGTACTCCCTGAGGTGGACAGCATGCACCAGCCGCAGAGTGTGCGTGTGCGCCCAGTTCACAGCCATGACAAGCCTTTTCTCTGCCTCGTCTGCCATCGAGGCTGTGCTTTTGAGATAGGGCTGATCCCGATACTGATTGACGGGCTGACCAGTTGGTTTACACGGCCAGATAACTCTAATTGCCGTGTGAGGGGGCCGGATCTCGAAGAGGCGGATTGAGATTGATTGCATACCCTATTTCATACCTTTACCTAGGTACTTACCTACGTTAATCCCATCCGCATCCATCCGGGCTCCACCCTCCGGCCGGCACCGACGGATAGCCGGTCAACTCGGCCCCGGGGCTGGGTACGGGATTACGTGCTTTTAGGGGACGTATTTAGTGGCTCTCTCCACAACGGCGTCTTAGTCGTAGCTTGGACCATTTATTAATTTTCCGTTGAGCCTCCCGCGATACCCGTAGCACAGGATCGCAGTTCCCATGCtgccctcctctcccccctgGGGCTGAGCGACCGAGACGGCGCACTGGAGAGCTGCCTTCCTGTCTCTGGCAAGTCGCCGAGGGTGACCGCAGTCAAGTGCGGCACCAAGGCTCCAAGGAGACTCGCCATTCTCAATCATCATGCGTTAGCAGTCGCATCACTCAGTCACCTTGTCAACCCTTTCCCGTGGTTCGGCACTGGGCACTATATCTGTGACTGGGCACGGCCTATATCATCGTCAATTATCGGACGTGGGTGGGGCcggatgccgaggccggtTCGAGAGTCAGACTGGTGGACAAGGGCCTAACCATCGTCATCGACTCCCCTTGTCGTGGGCCACAGCCGGTGGCCAGAACCTCGAACCAACTCGCTTTCGGAGAAAGATGAGGTAGGTATCGACTCTTGCCGGGTGCCGTCCCGAGCACCCAATCGCattccttctttctcctcaGTTTTTATTCGCCTTCCGCGAGTCATTTGCACGTGGATTAACCGGAGGTGTTATACACAGGGGCTAA
The DNA window shown above is from Colletotrichum destructivum chromosome 2, complete sequence and carries:
- a CDS encoding Putative tetratricopeptide-like helical domain superfamily, fungal STAND Goodbye produces the protein MENEKTQLLRSDSIQRQFAAILADAQKQYASSTGLDLKDYMNPPMRTTEDLLNVINRQNEQFQSFREKRQTLFQVLSTACKPLEVVGEALAGASEEIFPPGQTIFAAVMYLINAAKDVSACYDSIIDLFDQMQDFTVRLKFYVSQKLSAELYDKVVKILVTIFEIFVLATHEVRKGRLKSYFKRLLGSESKVPDAMKKLASLTEGEERLVIAETSAGVKRSLSNQERLLEMMSRVDVNVQTLRTETRVPQTREQALSSNRDKLKGILQPSVYPEDTYSALNRTRTQGTCDWIFDDPSLKDWLAGKVRFLWISGNPGTGKSYITSRLVSWGQDLLNKQETNNMMGYFFFRQNNPESRSMTQALRDIAYQISEQDVFYGKQLVSEVSTGDEIKTVSSAFRKLLVEPCVPDKWKRYIYVLMDGLDEADPREVKEFLSLLDDLNQQPGQGTRVQVALIGRTTLTDDVMDHLGNDSTGGQQLRTLHVTPDRNSSDIVSYIVEGVNSARILRGSTDDFKQSIIETMTKQVDGLFILAKFMLAELNRIRHPRRIVESLQSYPQEINGMLKKAVLGFSSSITQEEADDLNEILRWVSVAEMGLTLEQIESVLTLKMGDAPFQLEESLRGQFSCFFTLEREDGLSTADLADRHELHRRLTSIELDPMKRTSPDFLDMERDIEYFSNKRTTYVTFFHASVKEFFREDVSTDLRADAQHPSIGFKLADARLHVLQTCLKIFTDPTYFNLGEEGLSLQRYAAWYWPEHLDDIDIKSVSASEKADIGNRLYIMLTDPTILLTWTNLFEESLDIWTDHNIEVVSRWLKDADATSTLTVEQKAWATAASASQARLLEPMGRTFAKAWLVEGFGMYMPTLFCFGVVQSLPLMEKGAKWSDSEYHWQEVPLETRIQQAAEWASHPKTGHWYRRIGSTLLNLGEHTKALEYFEKALAEDSNIVESCGRMGLCQFLKGNYEKALKLHLMCEVVEQEHMAKGYYKTDHELKAAKWRLYKNQAQIAECYNRMKRVESSLAYCRKAMRNAYEAPEFEPEIAYMRVLTENNRVTEMMSLFEGLDGRYTERGNSRFVLFLLTQIPDQSIKNWFPQAAARTGKTSVLADRYVNGIESAHDAQDSWKEFYLRNALGNVYMAAQEYDNAISIQESICFVEYKARGSLAVRVEYIASFKQLARAYSLKALEADETLRSDAVEPWVKKLEKLMEQQRKYQNRDVPLHMAGFDFNEASIFLILLYRLRNREAESRRLLGGMVSDSLLLLEDDEPQNDEISIRHLQRTLIAAGDSVNAQALWQSTRTPPTPINLSGHLAPERRSSSPRIGGLSPRRRGKQITLTRVFSESGQISCDHCLRRFQPSDTFAVCWYCVNLKFCLPCLAAIKSQNFTPGHTSACRPSHDWLLVPALTKDLQPGEILVGEKVQTLGEWKSALRQKWTQSTSATGLGIM
- a CDS encoding Putative glycoside hydrolase family 11, concanavalin A-like lectin/glucanase domain superfamily produces the protein MPSLASLLTAALAAVGVFAAPAADPVTTTDLVKRASTPSSTGTNNGYYYSWWTDGASPVTYTNGAGGSYSVTWQSGGNFVGGKGWKTGGARTIKYSGTFAPANNGNAYLTVYGWTRSPLIEYYIVENHGSYNPGSAGTLKGQVTVDGSVYKLYQATRTNAPSIDGTKTFQQFWAVRENKRSTGSVNTQTFFDAWKKAGMNLGTHDYMIMATEGYKSAGTASITVS